A portion of the Pagrus major chromosome 8, Pma_NU_1.0 genome contains these proteins:
- the has3 gene encoding hyaluronan synthase 3, producing MPSRCRNALNIVVTTLFAVVVLFTILLAYVTGYQFIHTEQHHLSFGLYGAFLSLHLFLQSLFAFLEHRRMRSPAQPQHLRRSVALCIAAYQEDPDYLRKCLRSIRRISFPGLRVVLVVDGNRPEDRYMMDVFQEVMGGADQAGSMVWKGNYHSDGCEGGGVGGGGRSTVHMEEAARVARLVRSCRYSCIMQEWGGKREVMYTAFKALGDSVDYVQVCDSDTVLDPACTIEMLKILEEDPMVGAVGGDVQILNKYDSWISFLSSVRYWMAFNIERACQSYFGCVQCISGPLGMYRSSLLQRFLEPWYHQTFLGSKCSFGDDRHLTNRVLSFGYKTKFTARSQCQTETPTQYLRWLNQQTRWSKSYFREWLYNALWFHKHSLWMTYESVVTGFFPFFLVATVIHLFYRGRLWNILLFLLTVQLVGMVKATYACFLRGSLVMIFMSLYSLLYMSSLLPAKMFALLTINKAGWGTSGRRTIVVNFIGAVPVTVWALVLLGGVAYTIYCETQEPFSETEKALLIAGTILYACYWLILLVLYLAIVAKRCNKREEQYHLPYAEA from the exons ATGCCCTCTCGCTGCAGGAATGCGTTGAACATTGTGGTCACCACCCTTTTTGCTGTGGTTGTCCTCTTCACCATCCTGCTGGCCTATGTCACAG GCTACCAGTTCATCCACACCGAGCAGCACCACCTCTCTTTTGGCCTCTATGGTgccttcctctccctccacctcttcctccagAGCCTCTTTGCTTTCCTGGAGCATCGACGGATGAGAAGCCCCGCCCAGCCTCAGCACCTCCGTCGTTCAGTGGCCCTGTGTATCGCAGCGTACCAAGAGGACCCAGACTACCTGAGGAAGTGCCTGCGCAGCATCCGCCGAATCTCCTTCCCTGGCCTGagggtggtgctggtggtggatGGGAACCGGCCCGAGGACCGCTACATGATGGACGTTTTTCAGGAGGTGATGGGCGGGGCTGACCAGGCTGGCAGTATGGTTTGGAAAGGAAACTATCACAGCGATGGGTGTGAAGGAGGGGGTGtcggaggtggagggaggagcaCAGTGCACATGGAGGAGGCAGCACGAGTGGCTCGGCTGGTCAGGAGCTGCCGCTACTCCTGTATCATGCAGGAGTGGGGAGGGAAAAGAGAGGTGATGTACACCGCCTTTAAAGCACTGGGGGACAGTGTGGATTATGTGCAG GTGTGTGACTCAGACACAGTTCTAGACCCAGCATGTACAATAGAAATGCTGAAGATTCTTGAGGAAGATCCAATGGTGGGAGCAGTTGGTGGAGACGTGCAG ATCCTTAACAAGTATGACTCGTGGATCTCCTTCCTCAGTAGCGTGCGCTACTGGATGGCCTTCAACATTGAGCGGGCATGCCAGTCCTACTTTGGATGTGTCCAGTGTATCAGCGGCCCTCTGGGGATGTACAGGAGCTCTTTGCTCCAGCGCTTCCTAGAGCCCTGGTACCACCAGACCTTCCTAGGCTCCAAGTGCAGCTTTGGTGATGACCGCCACCTCACCAATCGGGTGCTCAGCTTCGGCTACAAGACTAAATTTACAGCGCGATCACAGTGCCAGACTGAGACACCAACCCAATATCTACGTTGGCTCAACCAGCAGACTCGATGGAGCAAGTCTTACTTCCGTGAGTGGCTCTACAATGCCCTGTGGTTCCACAAGCACAGCCTCTGGATGACCTATGAgtcagtggtcactggcttctTTCCCTTCTTCTTGGTTGCCACAGTCATCCATCTCTTCTATCGTGGAAGGTTGTGGAACATCTTGCTGTTCTTATTGACAGTCCAGCTGGTTGGGATGGTGAAGGCCACCTATGCCTGTTTCCTGCGTGGCAGCCTGGTCATGATCTTCATGTCACTCTACTCTCTGCTCTATATGTCCAGCTTGCTCCCTGCCAAAATGTTTGCCTTGCTCACCATCAACAAGGCTGGATGGGGCACTTCAGGCCGCAGGACGATTGTGGTCAACTTCATCGGTGCTGTGCCTGTCACAGTGTGGGCTTTGGTGCTGCTTGGAGGTGTGGCATATACAATCTACTGTGAAACACAGGAGCCAttcagtgagacagagaaagcCTTGTTGATAGCAGGGACGATACTCTACGCCTGCTACTGGCTCATTCTGCTGGTGCTGTACCTGGCAATCGTAGCCAAGCGGTGTAACAAGAGGGAAGAGCAGTATCACCTGCCTTATGCAGAGGCATAA